The Coffea eugenioides isolate CCC68of chromosome 8, Ceug_1.0, whole genome shotgun sequence genome has a segment encoding these proteins:
- the LOC113780468 gene encoding uncharacterized protein LOC113780468, giving the protein MNRILIDGGSAVNIMSVRAMKELEISSDELSQSRLMIQGFNQGGQRAIGLIRLELLIGGLSSSALFHIIEAKTSYNMLLGRPWIHDNEIIPSILHQCFKYYRDGIVKKVVADDKPFIEAEAHFADAKFYLQNEPKRKESYIPRSKREECQSSFIRNDTLNVPLTKIEPVKNEKASLQGFVRPKEEPAVEHYSLPTNRTQKGFDPNTYRLLAKAGYNPNEKHALSKLPPEVTGEKTHGLTPTQKMLKEKGYNIESSSMGLGYQPPSPVRIMIKRASCNYVDEKMEVTSRRRSVFDRLGNKSKHTSVFDRLGPQPKNLKPPVYEKLGNKKQEYQVAKEESLTPIKKNGPRKRVSNFFMHYEDLFNVRIETIFEEQGQESMASCHHITINDPEEEEEDADDAPPELEQGVKNTVDALKEINLGTSDDLRPIYVSSCMTPEEEKEYVDLLLEFRDVFAWDYSEMPGLDSKIAVHNLSVKRGTKPVKQAQRRFRLELIPLIENEINRLIETGFIREVKYPTWISSIVPVRKKNGQI; this is encoded by the exons ATGAATCGGATACTCATTGATGGGGGATCTGCTGTCAATATTATGTCCGTACGTGCTATGAAAGAACTAGAAATCTCAAGCGATGAACTCTCCCAGAGCCGCCTCATGATCCAAGGATTTAATCAAGGGGGGCAAAGAGCAATTGGTCTCATAAGGCTTGAATTGCTCATTGGTGGGCTGTCTTCAAGTGCGTTATTTCatatcattgaagccaaaacctCTTATAATATGCTCTTGGGACGACCCTGGATTCACGATAATGAAATTATACCATCTATTCTGCATCAATGTTTCAAATATTATCGAGACGGTATAGTTAAGAAGGTTGTTGCTGATGATAAACCTTTCATTGAGGCCGAGGCTCACTTTGCCGACGCCAAATTTTACCTTCAGAAtgaaccaaaaagaaaagaatca TATATTCCAAGATCAAAGAGAGAAGAATGTCAGTCTTCTTTTATCAGGAATGATACATTAAATGTTCCGCTCACCAAAATAGAGCCTGTTAAAAATGAGAAAGCGAGTTTGCAAGGATTTGTTCGTCCCAAAGAAGAACCGGCAGTAGAACATTACTCACTACCAACTAATCGGACTCAAAAAGGTTTTGATCCAAACACATACAGACTTCTTGCTAAGGCCGGTTATAACCCAAATGAGAAGCATGCATTGAGCAAACTCCCTCCTGAGGTGACTGGTGAGAAGACTCATGGATTAACACCTAcgcagaaaatgttgaaagaaaaaggCTATAATATTGAAAGTTCGTCGATGGGTCTTGGTTATCAACCGCCTTCTCCAGTGCGTATAATGATCAAAAGGGCAAGTTGTAACTACGTGGACGAGAAAATGGAGGTGACAAGCCGAAGGAGATCTGTGTTCGATAGGTTGGGAAATAAGTCAAAGCATACTTCTGTGTTTGACAGACTTGGCCCGCAGCCGAAAAATTTGAAACCGCCCGTCTATGAAAAATTAGGTAATAAAAAGCAAGAGTACCAAGTTGCCAAGGAAGAAAGCCTTACTCCAATAAAGAAGAACGGACCAAGAAAGCGAGTCTCCAATTTCTTCATGCACTATGAagacttattcaatgtaagaatCGAAACCATTTTTGAAGAGCAGGGTCAAGAAAGTATGGCTTCCTGTCATCATATTACGATCAATGAtcccgaagaagaagaagaagacgcGGATGACGCTCCCCCTGAACTTGAACAAGGGGTAAAAAATACAGTCGATGCGCTAAAAGAGATTAATCTTGGCACAAGCGACGATCTTCGCCCAATTTACGTAAGCTCTTGTATGACTCCTGAAGAAGAGAAAGAGTATGTTGATTTGCTGCTCGAGTTCAGGGACGTCTTTGCTTGGGATTACTCAGAAATGCCTGGTTTGGATTCAAAGATCGCCGTTCATAATTTATCTGTCAAGCGAGGAACAAAACCTGTCAAGCAAGCTCAAAGGCGCTTTCGGCTCGAATTAATTCCTctgatagaaaatgagataaataGATTGATTGAAACTGGGTTCATACGGGAAGTGAAATATCCAACATGGATTTCAAGTATCGTCCCTGTAAGGAAGAAGAATGGGCAAATTTga